Proteins co-encoded in one Brassica rapa cultivar Chiifu-401-42 chromosome A02, CAAS_Brap_v3.01, whole genome shotgun sequence genomic window:
- the LOC103852097 gene encoding protein DETOXIFICATION 16, giving the protein MREGGGDVLSWPLLKDQEKKSSVKEEVKKQLWLSGPLMGVSLLQYCLQVISVMFVGHLGSLPLSTASLATSFASVTGFSFLMGTASALDTLCGQSYGAKKYGMLGIQMQRAMFVLTLLSVPLSIIWYNTEHFLVFFGQDKSIASLAGSYATFMIPSIFAYGLLQCLNRFLQAQNNVFPVVLCSGITTCLHVLLCWVLVLNSSLGFKGAAVANSISYWLNALLLFSYVKLSPSCSLTWTGFSKEALQDIIPFTRLAIPSALMVCLEMWSYELVVLLSGLLPNPVIETSVLSICVNTSGIVWMIPFGLSGAASTRVSNELGAGNPRVAKLAVHVVICLAIVESIVIGLILIVVRNLWGMAYSSEPEVVNYIASMMPILALGNFIDSIQCVLSGVARGCGLQKIGALVNLGSYYLFGLPSGLLLGFHFHFRGRGLWLGIICAMVVQVICLSLVTIFTNWDEEAEKASKRIQSSSSDVKDALTDNDSTVVF; this is encoded by the exons gtagTGTGAAGGAAGAAGTGAAGAAGCAGCTATGGCTATCGGGTCCGCTAATGGGAGTGAGTCTTCTTCAGTATTGTCTACAAGTCATCTCCGTCATGTTCGTCGGCCATCTTggctctcttcctctctccacCGCCTCCTTAGCCACCTCTTTCGCATCTGTCACCGGTTTCAGCTTTCTC ATGGGAACAGCAAGTGCGTTAGATACACTTTGTGGCCAATCGTACGGAGCGAAGAAGTACGGAATGTTGGGGATACAAATGCAAAGAGCAATGTTTGTTCTTACACTACTATCTGTTCCTCTCTCCATCATCTGGTATAACACAGAGCACTTCCTCGTCTTCTTCGGGCAAGACAAATCCATTGCTTCACTCGCTGGCTCCTATGCAACATTCATGATCCCAAGCATCTTCGCCTACGGTCTACTTCAATGCTTAAACAGGTTTCTTCAGGCGCAGAACAATGTGTTTCCTGTGGTCCTCTGCTCTGGAATAACCACTTGTCTTCACGTCCTCCTTTGTTGGGTCTTGGTTCTGAACtcgagtttagggtttaagggaGCTGCTGTGGCTAACTCTATCTCGTATTGGCTGAATGCTCTTCTCCTATTCTCCTACGTCAAGCTATCGCCTTCTTGCTCACTGACTTGGACCGGTTTTTCTAAGGAGGCTCTACAAGACATCATCCCTTTTACGAGACTAGCTATTCCTTCTGCACTTATGGTTTG CTTGGAGATGTGGTCCTATGAGCTTGTTGTTCTCTTATCAGGTCTTCTTCCAAACCCAGTTATTGAAACTTCTGTTCTCTCAATCTG CGTTAACACATCAGGAATAGTTTGGATGATCCCGTTTGGTCTTAGTGGCGCTGCAAG CACCAGGGTATCAAATGAGCTAGGAGCAGGAAATCCAAGAGTGGCTAAGCTTGCAGTGCATGTGGTCATTTGCTTAGCAATTGTAGAAAGTATAGTGATTGGATTGATTTTGATAGTGGTAAGGAATCTATGGGGAATGGCTTACAGTAGTGAACCAGAAGTAGTCAATTACATAGCCTCGATGATGCCGATTCTCGCCTTAGGCAATTTCATAGACAGTATTCAATGTGTTCTCTCAG GGGTCGCTAGAGGATGCGGGTTGCAGAAGATAGGAGCATTGGTGAATCTTGGCTCATATTATTTGTTTGGATTACCTTCGGGATTGTTACTTGGTTTTCACTTTCACTTTCGTGGTCGG GGGCTTTGGCTTGGAATCATATGCGCAATGGTTGTTCAAGTTATATGTCTTTCACTTGTCACCATCTTTACAAATTGGGATGAAgag GCCGAGAAAGCTTCAAAAAGAattcagtcttcttcttcagatGTGAAGGATGCTTTAACCGATAACGACTCAACTGTTGTCTTCTAA